CCCTTTTGTATAGCTGTATTCGCTTTTATTTGACTTGCCAAAGCCAGTTCATCTTGAGCTTCTCTGGAAATTCCATAGCGTTCCGCTACATTTTCCGCCGTTTCTCCAAGACTGATCGGCGGATAACTTGAGGCTAACTTTGGATTTACCATACGCCAACCCAGCGTCGTATCATATAGCGTCTGATTCCCCTTTTCACCGGAAAGCTGTGGTTTAGGCAAGACAAAAGGCGCACGTGTCATGCTTTCCGTTCCCCCGGCGATGAACACATCCCCAACATCGGCTTTAATAGCTGCGGCCGCTTGATTAATCGCTTCCAAACCGGAGCCGCACAGCCTGTTTACCGTGACACCCGGCACTGTGACCGGAAATCCCGCCAACAACAATGCCATTCGGGCTACGTTCCGGTTGTCCTCTCCCGCCTGATTGGCACAACCCAAAAACACATCTTCTACTCGATCGGATTCTATCGCATTTCTTTTCATTAATTCACGAATAACGTGCGCCGCAAGATCATCGGCCCTAACATCTTTCAACATTCCGTTATGTCTTCCAATCGGGGTGCGCACAGCATCCACAATGACCGCTTCTCTCATACCATACGTCCCTCGCTTCTTATCATTCGTAACTGTAAAAGCCTTTTCCCGCTTGGATTCCCAACCATCCGGCTTGCACCATTTTTCGCAATATCGGCGCCGGCCTGTACCGGTCTTCTCCCAAATCCCGATGAAGACCGGAAAGCACTGCGTAAATGTCATCCAACCCAACTTGATCGGCCCACTCCAGAGGCCCCATCGGGTAATTTGTTCCTTTGCGCATTGCTGTATCTATGTCCTCTTTAGAGGCCATTTTTTCCGTCCATGCAAAGGCCGCTTCATTCACGATCATGGACAAAATTCTTGGAAAAACGAGTCCCGCCTCGTCTCCAACCGTTTCCGTATCTTTGCCGAGATATGCAATCAGTTGACTTGCTCTTTCCAAATAAGATGTGTCCGTTTGCAAACCCGGAGCGATTTCGATCAGTTCGCTTGAATCCTGTTTCGCAAAAGCGGCAAACCCCACCAACCGATATGGATGCATCAACCAAGAAGCGGTTTGGGTGGCGGTAACCCCCAATATGGACGACAAAATCAAAGTGTCATCTTCCACACATCGTTCAATCAACATGAGATCTTCCCTTTTTTGTTCCAAGTTGAGGTTCGTGGTTTCAATGACCGCGTCAAACCTTCCCTGTGAAGATTCTGTTATTCCATGAATCTCAATATTCGGTACGGCGGAGAAAAGTGAATGCATCGTTCGGGCCAGCGCGTTTCTGCCCAAAATCGCTACCCGCAGATTATTTGTCATAGGCATAATATCCTCCTCCGGTTTTGCGCCCGAGTTGCCCCGACTGCATCATCCGCTGCTGGTAATAATGCGGTCGAAAACGGGGATCGCCGAAGAAAGCTTGGTGTACGGATTCCGTTGTGGAAAAATTAATGTCAATGCCGATCATATCCTGGAGTTCAAAAGGCCCCATACGAAATTTCCCTGCTTTCCTCATGATCCGATCGATCTGCTCAACATTTGCCACACGATCTCCCAAAATTCGCAGCGCTTCATTATAAAATGGACGAGCAATCCGGTTTACAATAAATCCGGGAGTATCTTCGCATATTACAGGGCTTTTGCCGATGCTGGAAACAAAGGAGACAAGCGCTTTTACGATATCACTCTCCGTAAGTAATCCCCTGACGACTTCAACCAGAGGCATGACATAAGCAGGATTAAAAAAATGAAGTCCCGCTATCCGACCGGGATTTTGGGTTGCGCTTGCCAATTCGGTAATGGAAAATGAAGAAGTGTTCGTTGCCAATATCGTTTCATTCGGACAATACTCACCCAACTGCCGAAACAACCTTTTTTTCAATTCCAGCTTTTCCGGCACTGCCTCGATAATCAACTCGCAGTTTTTCATGTCCGCCAGTTCAACCGTCGGCTCAATCCTTTTTTTGACTTGATCTCCATCCAGATGAGTCAACTTCCCTTTTTCCACCAATCGATCGATTCGCAGACCAATTTGGGACACCGCTTGTTGAGCAATGGATTCCTGAATATCGTACAGTAATACCCGATAGCCGGATTGTCCGATGATTTGGGCAATGCCGGACCCCATCGTTCCCGAACCAAGCACTCCTACCGTGTGAAATTCCATATTATTCACTGCCCCTTTGGGTTTGATCCCCTGAATTTTCCTGCCATCGGATATATTCAAAAACGCTTCGGCAATCACTGCAGAAATACTGCCTCACAAGTTGAAACGTGCCGAAATGGGACATCATGGAAACCTCGGAGGAATCACAAAACGGACAATGCACTTGTTGCTCAAACGACATGGGAAACATCCATTTCTTCCCGGAGTTGATCGATTCGCCCCTGAAAGCGCTTAACCAGATTGCGATCAGCCAGCCTGTAACCTTCCGCAATCAAGGCGGAATCCTGTTCGATCTTGTTCAACCAGTTCAAGGCATCCGGTATCGCTTTTTCCAATCCTTCATTGCATTTATGAGGAATCGCTCCCTTATCCTTCAATAATTGCCGAACCCAATTTCTGGAGTAGATGATGTGTTCCTTCTGCTCCTTCAGCAGCTTATGAATGCGGTGAGCAACCTCGGAATGATTTGCTTCAAGAATGTCCTGCAGAACGAGTTCCAGCGCTTCGTTAACCGCATACACGCTAGTAATGAGGTCAAACCAGTTATCAATGGAAACAACCGACGAAAATGCCCTGCCCGTTTGATCTTCGATTTCCGGTTTTTTTCCTTCCAAGCCCTGCAGATCGAACGCCCAGTTATACAAAAGTCGGGCATGCCCAAGTTCACCTTGAGCCATGGCTATAGACGCCAGCGTAGCTTCCAAATTGGGGCCGCTGATTCCGATTTCCACCAACCGATCTCCCAATACGTATTTATTATCCGCAATCTGTTGAATAATTTCGATAAAAGCTTGTAATCCTGCTGATATTTCATTCACGGCTTCCCACACCTTCCTTTTCAAAAAGTCCTTCAGGCTGCCTAACCCAGCAGATTTGGTCTTTTCGCACCACGCACATCTCCGCCCAATCCTCCTCATCATAAATGAAGGTGGCATAGACTTTGGCCAATTCGTCGTTCTGGGCTTCGACTTCACCAATCAGGATCAGATTGTCGCCTCTGTTAATTCGCGCAAACACGTTGTATTCAAAACTCGTTTCCATAGAGCTCATCCCGAGCTTACCCCCCAACTTTTCAATGTTTTCCGTGCATCGGGACTCAAGCGTTCCACCGTCCAGGGAGGGTCCCACACGACATTGATTTTTATTTCTTTGACATCGGGCTCCTGCGACAAACGCTTCAAAATATCGTCTTGAATCCACTCCATACATGCACAGGAAACAGCGGTATAGGTCATGGTCAACGCAACTTCACCCTGCGATTCCTCAATATCATAAATGAGTCCCATATCTACAACATTCACGGGAAATTCAGGATCGTTGACTTCTTTAAGCGCATTCCAGCAACTGCGAACCAATGGATTCGTGTCCGGCATTTTTATCCGACCTCTTTTCGCAATTCCGCCATCTGCTGCGCGCCGGATTGAATACGCTCGACGAATTCCCGGTTCCGCGGCCCTCTGCGCTTAAACCGTTCAATCATGTTGTCCCAGGTATCCGGCTGATCGGTCAGCCACTTTTTGTTTTCCACATCAAATTTGCAAGGAAAGGGAACGGTCAGTACATATTGATTCGTCGTCTCGTCATAATAGGCCGGCACCTTCACTCCGATGGATTCACAGAACGGCACACCTGTGGACAACCATTTTTGACGAAGTTCGTCATTCGTTCTGCCTTTCAACTTATATTCCAATTGAGTGGAACGGCTTTTCAACTCGTCGGCGACCCCGAAAAATTCCAAGGCCATCAGGAACATCCATTCAACAGCTTGCTCGACTTGCTTCCTGGTTTCCGGATTTTCCATTGCCGAGCGCATGATAGTCTCGCCATTACGCAGATGAAACAATTCCTCTTTATCCACTTTAATCAGCGCCCGTTTCCAAGGACCATAAGAGGTGTGCTCAAAAGCGTCTCCCAGGAGAGTATAACCGGCGCGGTCAAAAAATGCGTTAAAGACGCCGAGCTCAATCCAATTGGAAAGTTCAAAATCAAAAGCATATGGGTTTTTCCACTGATGAGCGGGACGATTGTACAACAACTCATCAATATCCTCGCCCAGTTCTTTCAAAAGACGGTAAGCGATATGCGCATGACCGATTTCATCCTGCATAATCGCCAGTGCGGTAATTTTGCTGTTTAATGTGGGCGCCTGTTTGTATACAGTGAGAAGCGGAGGCACGCTGAGCAGTTCCGTGTCTCCGACAATCCGCAGCGTCTGCTTTAAAGTATTGAGATATTCTTCATTCATGTCCTCGATTTTCTCGACGATAAATCCTTTGTTGATTTTTTCCTTCAGCAAGTTAAAACCATCCAACCCAATCACCTCATTACGTTTTTTATTTTATCGTTTATTTAGCGTAATAATATGATATTGTTTATTGTCTGTCAAGCAACTTTTTTACACTATATTCATGTTAACTTCATTTTCAGACTCGATTTATTATTTTTTTATTACGTTTGTAATTTATACATAATATTATAAAGAGGGGCGTTTTCTTGTATTACTGCAAAAAAACTCCCCTGAATTCTTGACAAACAAACTTAAAAACATCGCAAAAACCACTTAAAATCCCTTTATTTTTGCCTATTAACAAATCTACTCCCCACATACAAGAAGCCTCTGGCCATTTCTGTTAATTTTTCGTCTTGACAGGAATTGATCGTTTATTTATATTATGTTATGTAAACGATCGTTATTATAGCATTAATAAAGGGTGTGAATGGAATGGACAAAACAGAAAGATTAAAAGAAAAAATTAAAAGCGGATTTATGCTGGAATGTAAGGATGATATGAGCGAGGAGTACCTCCATTTATTAATTCAAACTTTGACAATTGTCGCTGATACGGAACTCATGAGCGCTCCCGCAATGTTATCGAGCTATAAGGACGCTCCGACGTTAAACAATAAGATATCCATTTTGGCCGTCGTCCAAGATGAAATTGGCCATGCGCATATTGCGCTTCGTTTATTGAAAGATTTGGGCGTCGACACAGACCATTTGCTTTATGAAAGACCCCACAACGAATTCAAAAATCCGTACGCAATGGATTTTGCCCTCGACAACTATGAGGAAATCGGAGTGTTTAATGCTCTTTTTGACCGCGCCGGCTATACGCTGCTTGGCGATGTATACCAACATACGTCGTTCGGTCCTTGGAAAAGAGCTTTGGTTAAAGTCGACAAAGAGGAATTATTCCATCTGCGCCATGGCGAAACGATCATGAAATTGTCCATGGATAAAGGCGGGGAAGCCGAAGAAAAAGTCAAGCATGCCCTTGAATGGATGTTTTTAATGGCTCTTGAATTTTTCGGAGTTGGAGACAGTCTGAAAAAACGTTCAGGTCAATTGGAATACAAGCTTAAAGGAAGTTCGAATGATGAACTGCGGCAAAAGTGGTTTTCAACGGCAGTGCCTTTTTTTGAATCCATCGGGGTCAAAGTCCCGGTCGTTTATGATGAAAATACGGGTAAATATTCGTTGAACGTTTCATTCCCGTGCAAATTTGATATGGAAAACAAAAAATGGCTGTATGATCAACCGGATACTTGGGACGGCGCAATCGCGCGTTGGAAAACCCGCGGGCCCAACAACAAACAGTTTGTTGATCTGCTGCGCAGCGGACGCCGCGAGCTGGAAACTCTTAGAGAAGAGGCGGTGTGACATGAGCGCAACCGATATTCGTGAACATCGTTACTGGGATGCCCTTAAAGAGGTGAACGATCCGGAGTTTCCGATTAGTGTCGTAGATTTGGGATTGATTTATCAGATCGAACAAAATGCCGGCAAAGTGACGGTAACAATGACTTTTACCGCCGCTTCCTGCGCTTGCATGCAGTGGATGGAGGAAGATATTTCGAAGAGGTTATTACAAGAACCGGATGTCGAGGAAGTGAGCATTCGAGTTGTTTGGGACCCGCCCTGGACGGCGGAACGCTTGACCGAAAATGGCCGGCAAAAATTAAAACATTGGGGGGTAAGCGCAAGATGAACAAGCAAACTTACGAAATATTCGCCCGAATCCATCGCGGCGACGATCTGATGCAGATCGGCACGGTGGAAGCGCAATCCGACGATTTGGCTATCGCTTATGCCGCTTATATATACAACGAAGAGGAATGGACCGATATGATTGCAGTCCGGCGCGATCATATCCTGAAGGTTCGTCAAGCGGAACCCCTATTTTCTAAGGAAAGGATGTCTGTATAATGGTTGAACAAAGCACAGGGCTAAAAGCATTTATTGAATTAGTGGAAGCAATTGCGGACAATAAGTTTATATTGGGCGACCGCCTGGTTGAAATCGGTATTGGCGGCCCGGATATCGAGGCTGCAACATCGGCGATTGCAATGGCCCAGGGGGAATTGGGACATTCAAGGATTCTCTATAATTGGATCCAAGATCTGAAAGGACGTCAAGGAACCAAACCGGAAATCAAAAACCAAACCGGAAAGGCATTTAACGGCGTTGTCCAGATCAACGGTTGGCTGACCTTGATTGCCGCTCTTTATACAGTGGATGTTGCCCAGGATCTTGTGTTGAACTCGATTCTTCAGGCTCGACGGGAAGACGTTATCTCGCGAATTCACAAGCTGATGAAAGAACAACGCGAACATATTCTCTATTCACGCGGTTGGGCCAACTCATTATTAAATGACAGAATGTCTGTTCCCCGCAAATTCAACGAAGCTTTGGACCGGATCATACCGGAAGTGGAGAAATGGCTGGCGGATCTTAATGCAAGTCATGTGCTGAAAGACGAAGGTTATTTATCGAGAGAATTAGACTTGCTAAAAAGCTTCCGGGAGCAAATCGGCCTGATGAGAGAAAAAGGGGGAACGGTCCATGCTTGTTGAACAAATGCAGGTGCATTGTTCGTTTTGCGATTCAACGGATGTCGAAATTTATTCCTCGTTCGGTACGGCGCAACTTGTACGCCAATATTATTGTCACTGTTGTCATAGTGTGTTCGAATTTATCAGGTGGCAGGAAAAAGAAACCGTGATATTTCAAAAATCCTCGTAGGTTTTGTCATTCGTTGCGGAGTAGAGTAGAACTGAAATTTTATTGGAGGGCGTGAGCCCTCCTTTTACTTTTCCAGTTACCCGTTCATTTCGCACTTTATTTAATGACCATTTAATGACCCGTTCCGAGGTACTGGACCTTCACTTCAGTGTTGTTCCGCAAATCATCGGGGGTTCCTTCAAAAACAACTTGACCTTTGCTCAAAATGTACACCCGATCAGCCACCTTTAATGCCATGGCAATATTCTGTTCAACCATCAGTATGGACAAGCCTTCTTTTTTCAATCGCGAGATGATATTCGCGACTTCCTGAACCATAATCGGAGACAATCCTTCCGAAGGTTCATCCAGCAGCAAGAGATCAGGGTTCGTCATCAGAGCCCTGCAGATGGAGAGCATTTGCTGCTCGCCGCCGCTGAGATTCCCCCCCATGGACAGACCTCTTTCCTTCAAGCGGGGAAACAATTCATATACCTTTTCCAGCGTCCATCCCGATCCTGAACAGGATCTCGCGGCAAGTGTAAGATTTTCCTTAACCGTCAAATTCGGGAAAATACCTCTCCCCTGCGGGGACAAGCCAATGCCCGACTTGGCAATCTTATAGGAAGGAAGCTGTTGAATCTCGTTTCCCTGAAAGACGATCTTCCCGTGCCTCGGCGGGGTAAAGCCGATGATCGAACGGATGGACGTTGTCTTGCCCATTCCATTGCGCCCCAGAATCACGGACAGACTGCGCTCCTTGACTTCCATCGATACGCCATGCAGAATGTGGCTATCGCCATAATACGTATGAATATTCTCGACCTGAAGCATCTACAAAACCCCATCCTCTCCAAAATAGATTTCGTAGACACGGGGATCGTTCCGAATGATTTGCGGATCTCCTTCCAGCAAAATCCCCCCATTGTGCAGCACCGTCACTTTCTCCGCCACGCCGAAAACGACTTCCATATCATGCTCGATGATGAGAAGCGTCAGATCTTTAGGCAGCCGCTGCAGCAGATCCAGGATGTACTGCGTCTCCTTATTGGACATGCCTGCCGTTGGTTCGTCCAAAAGCAGCACTTTCGGTTCCATGGCAATGCCCAATAAAATCTCCGCCTGCCGCTGTTCGCCATAAGACAGCTGCTTGACCCTGGAGTTGCGGCGATCGTAAAGCCCCCATGTTTCCAGCAATTCTTCGGCCCGATCATACATCTTGGCAAAATATCGCCTTTCCCTCGGACGGAACCAGATATGTTCCACTCCCTCCTTCACCTGCAGCGCCAGCAGCAAATTCTCCATGACCGTCAATTCGTTTAACAGATTATTGCGTTGAAAAGTCCGCACCAAACCGTTTCGCACACGGCCAAAATTCGGCATACCCGTAATTTTTTCGCTGAAATAAACAACTTCCCCCGCCGAAGGCTCCAGATCACCTGCAATGATGTTGAACAGCGTCGATTTGCCCGCTCCGTTCGGACCGATAAACGCCCTGCGTTCCCCCTGTTTGACGGAAAAGGAAAGATCCTGCAAAATTTTCAGGCCGCCAAAGCTTTTGCCCACTCCCTCCAGCCGCAGCACTTCAACTTCAGCATCAAAATCATGTTTTTGCATCGACATACCATTCCTCCCGCTTGCTATGGCCCATCAACGGCACGATTAATTTTCCGCATTCAGCGGAACGCTTGCTCCGGCGGCGCGTTTTTTCCGTAAAGATCCGATTCCCGCTATTCCTTTGGGGATAAAAATCACGAATAAAATAAAAACGATTCCCAGGATGAGCATCCATAAATCCGTATATGAACCGACGACTGTTTTCAATATGACAATAAAAGCGGCTCCGAGCACGGGGCCGATCAACGTGGCGACCCCGCCGACAAGAACCATGATCAGCACTTCCCCGGAAAGCGTCCAGTAAACATCCTTCGGAGAAACGAAACCGTTGAAATAAGAATACATGCTTCCGGCCACTCCACCCAAGCCCCCGGCAATCAAAAAGGAGTAGATTTTATAGAGGGTCGTATTGTAGCCCATGGCTTTCATGCGAACCTCGTTCTCGCGAATGCCGGACAATATTTGGCCGAACGGGGAACGAAGCACAATATTCAGCCCGAGCAGGACGACGCCAAAGACGATTAAAATCAAAAAATAAACCGATACCCCGCTGTCAATCCGAAACGACGGGAGCAGCCTCGGCTTCGGTATGCCGGAAAGACCGTTGTCCCCTCCCGTCAAGCTTCCCCAACGATACACCAGACCGTAGATCATCTGCGAAAATGCCAGTGTCAGCATCAAAAAGTAAAAACCGCTCACTCGGGTGCAAAAAAATCCAATGACCGCCGAAACGATAACCGCAATAATAAAACCGCCGGCCAGCGTTATCATCAAGTGGTCCGAAAAATGCAGCGCAATCAGGCTTGAGGCGTAGGCGCCCACCCCGAAAAAGGCCGCATGTCCCAATGAAACAAGCCCGGTATAGCCGACAAGAACGTTTAAGCTGAGCGCAAAAATACTAAAAATCAGAATCTCGCTGGCAATCCCCAAAACATAAGAAGAGAACAGCAACGGAATGAGACAAAGCGCCGCCAACAAGACAAAGTAAGGGAACCATCGGATGCCTTTATCCATTTCCGTGCACCTGCTTTCCTAACAACCCGGTCGGTTTCACGATCAAAACAACGGCCATCAGCCCGAAAATAATGAACAAACTCAACTGCGGAAACAGCACTTTGCCAAAAGTATCGACCACTCCAATAATCAGGCTGGCAATCAGCGTGCCCAAAATCGACCCCAATCCCCCGACAACCAGAATAACCAGCGACAGGATCAGAATTTCGAATTCCATCCCGGGAAAAAGTCCTAATATGGGCCCGGCCGCTACGCCACCGAATCCGGCGAGAAAACCGCCGACGGCAAACACGACCGTAAATACCAATTTGATATTGATACCCAGTCCGCCGACCATTTCTTTATTACTCAGGCCCGCGCGAACGATCGCTCCCCAGCGGGTTTTTTCCTGCAGAATCCACATTGCCGCCGCCACGCCGAAACCAATTCCCATGACCACCAACCTGTAAAGCGGAAAGGTTTGACCGAACAGCTCCACCGCCCCGCCGAGCCAATCCGGCAGCGGCAGCCACTGCACATCCGCCCCCCACATCCAGCGCACGATGTCATGAATCACGTAGGCAAGTCCAAAAGTCAGCAAAACTTGCGACAAATGACCGAGATGATAGGTCGGCCTCAGCAAAAAAACTTCCAGCAGCACACTGATCAGTCCGACTAGGAGAGGTGCGACAATGAGCGCAAGCAGAAAATTTTGAATGGTGTAATGGGTAATGGCAAGGGCCAAATAGGCCCCTACCATATAAAGAGATGCGTGAGCGAGATTAAGCACGCCCATGATGCCGAATATCAATGACAAACCGCTGGTGATCATGAACAGGAGCAAACCGTAGGATAAACCGTTTACCAATTGAATGCCAATCACGTCCAAGAACCATCTGCCCCCTTAAATCGATAAATATCGAACCTCTTATTTCTTATTTCCCGGGATCTTTGAATTCTCCCACGGTTTCGACAAACTCGTTTTCCGTCTTGCCGTCTTTAATGACCGTCTTAAATACGTGCAGATTTTGAATAACGTGATGCGTTTCCGGATCCAGCTTCAGCGGACCGCGCGGGCTCGCAAACGAGACTTTGCCGAATTCATCGGAAACTTTCTTCTTATCCGATGTATCGCCCTTCAAATTGTTGAACACTTCCACAATCATCCTGGCCGCATCGTAACCTTCGACGGATTCGATGCTCGGCCTGCTGTTGTATTTCTTCTCGTAAGCATCTACGAAAGCTTTGTTCTCCGGGGTTTGCATGCCGTAATCCCAGAACATGGTGCTGACGACGCCTTCTCCCGAATTTCCCGTTGCCGGGCGGATGTCTTCGGCATTCAGCCAGCCGGAGCCGATCAACGTGATTTTGCCTTTCAGGCCGTACTGTTCGTACTGCTTGACGAACCGCACCGCATCGCTGCCGGCGAAAAAGCTGTATACGGCTTCCGGTTTGGCGCTTTTAATTTGTGTAAGGTAGGAAGCATAGTCGTTTGAACCTAGCGGCGGATAAACCTCTCCGACGATTTCGCCGCCGGCGTCTGTAAACGCTTTCTTGAAAGCTTTGGAAACTTCTTTCCCAAAAGCATAATCCGCGGCCGCAAGATAAACTTTTTTGGCAATATGACCATAAGCGTATTGTCCCATCGAAGTTCCGATTTGCCAGGAATTGAACGAAGAACGCCAGATGTAGTCACTGCGCTTGCTTCTTGTCAAATCATCTCCTCCGGCATGGGCCACAAGATACGGCACCTGCTTGGAGTTGACTTCATCGCGCAATGCGTAAGCGACTGCCGTGCTTACCGTTCCCGTCAGGATGTCGATTTTGTCCTGATCCACCAGCTTGCGGAATTTGCGCAGCGACGCCTGCGGATCATTCTCCTCATCCTCTTTGATCAGTTCGATTTTTTTACCGCCGGCTTGCCAATTGACGCTTTCAAAATAAAGCTCCATGCCTTTCGTCAAGTTCTCGCCAAGAGAAGCGTAAACCCCGGAGTAGGGCAGAATTGCCCCAATTTTGACGGTTTCCTGCGCTTTATTGCCGGCATCGCCATTGTTCTTCGGCTGCTCACTTTGCTGAGCGGTTTCTTTCGGTTTGTCGGAAGATGCCGCCTCGTTCGAAGCGGTTTTTTGCGTTCCCTGCCCGCATGCGGAAATAAATACCATGATCGCGAGCAAAAGAAAGTAAAGCAGTTTGTGTTTTTTCATCAGACCCACCTCTTGTTTTGAATTTTTGAACAATTCAATCACATTATATCGTCTTATTAAGCCTAATACAATGTTTTTTATATTATCGATTTCAAAACATAATATTGTTTATTTAAAGAACGGATTAAAATACATAATATTAATAGACAAAAAAATATCCATACGACCTTCCTCTTCCTATCTGTTTTTCCACACAGGCTCCCGTTTTTCCAAAAAAGATTTGAGTCCTTCTTGGGCATCTTCCGTTTGCACCAAATCCCGCAAATAAATTTGTTCTACTTTTTCTATAGCTGCGGCAAAAGTGACCGCCATTGTTTCACGCAACGCTTTTCTCGTTAAACGCAGAGCAAGAGCACTTTTATTCTTGAATTGGCTTAACAGATGATCCAAGTGTTCCTCCAGTTTATGTGAGGGGACCAATCGATTTACAAGCCCCCATTCGTACGCTTTTTGCGCACTGATCGTATCGCCAGTAAGTAGAAGTTCCATTCCGCGGTTTAATCCTATCAACCATGGGAAGGTAACGATCGACACAGGCGGAAAAAGTCCAAGATTGATTTCCGGCTGCCCGAATTTTGCCTGATCGGTGGCAATCACAATATCACAAAACGTGGCCAGTTCGCAGCCCCCACCAAGCGCCGCACCCTCCACAACGGAAATAGTGGGACACGGCACTTCCAGCAATCGATGAAACATGTTGTGAAACAAATGGATCATCGGCTCGGTTTTGTCGCCCATATGATCCTCCACCGCCACCCCGGCAGAAAAAGCCTTTCCTTCGGCACGAATGACCAGCGCATGAAGCGAGTCC
The sequence above is a segment of the Ferviditalea candida genome. Coding sequences within it:
- a CDS encoding ABC transporter ATP-binding protein encodes the protein MSMQKHDFDAEVEVLRLEGVGKSFGGLKILQDLSFSVKQGERRAFIGPNGAGKSTLFNIIAGDLEPSAGEVVYFSEKITGMPNFGRVRNGLVRTFQRNNLLNELTVMENLLLALQVKEGVEHIWFRPRERRYFAKMYDRAEELLETWGLYDRRNSRVKQLSYGEQRQAEILLGIAMEPKVLLLDEPTAGMSNKETQYILDLLQRLPKDLTLLIIEHDMEVVFGVAEKVTVLHNGGILLEGDPQIIRNDPRVYEIYFGEDGVL
- a CDS encoding branched-chain amino acid ABC transporter permease, yielding MDKGIRWFPYFVLLAALCLIPLLFSSYVLGIASEILIFSIFALSLNVLVGYTGLVSLGHAAFFGVGAYASSLIALHFSDHLMITLAGGFIIAVIVSAVIGFFCTRVSGFYFLMLTLAFSQMIYGLVYRWGSLTGGDNGLSGIPKPRLLPSFRIDSGVSVYFLILIVFGVVLLGLNIVLRSPFGQILSGIRENEVRMKAMGYNTTLYKIYSFLIAGGLGGVAGSMYSYFNGFVSPKDVYWTLSGEVLIMVLVGGVATLIGPVLGAAFIVILKTVVGSYTDLWMLILGIVFILFVIFIPKGIAGIGSLRKKRAAGASVPLNAEN
- a CDS encoding branched-chain amino acid ABC transporter permease encodes the protein MDVIGIQLVNGLSYGLLLFMITSGLSLIFGIMGVLNLAHASLYMVGAYLALAITHYTIQNFLLALIVAPLLVGLISVLLEVFLLRPTYHLGHLSQVLLTFGLAYVIHDIVRWMWGADVQWLPLPDWLGGAVELFGQTFPLYRLVVMGIGFGVAAAMWILQEKTRWGAIVRAGLSNKEMVGGLGINIKLVFTVVFAVGGFLAGFGGVAAGPILGLFPGMEFEILILSLVILVVGGLGSILGTLIASLIIGVVDTFGKVLFPQLSLFIIFGLMAVVLIVKPTGLLGKQVHGNG
- a CDS encoding ABC transporter substrate-binding protein; translated protein: MKKHKLLYFLLLAIMVFISACGQGTQKTASNEAASSDKPKETAQQSEQPKNNGDAGNKAQETVKIGAILPYSGVYASLGENLTKGMELYFESVNWQAGGKKIELIKEDEENDPQASLRKFRKLVDQDKIDILTGTVSTAVAYALRDEVNSKQVPYLVAHAGGDDLTRSKRSDYIWRSSFNSWQIGTSMGQYAYGHIAKKVYLAAADYAFGKEVSKAFKKAFTDAGGEIVGEVYPPLGSNDYASYLTQIKSAKPEAVYSFFAGSDAVRFVKQYEQYGLKGKITLIGSGWLNAEDIRPATGNSGEGVVSTMFWDYGMQTPENKAFVDAYEKKYNSRPSIESVEGYDAARMIVEVFNNLKGDTSDKKKVSDEFGKVSFASPRGPLKLDPETHHVIQNLHVFKTVIKDGKTENEFVETVGEFKDPGK
- a CDS encoding enoyl-CoA hydratase/isomerase family protein — encoded protein: MSSYNYIDFSVEDRIARLVLKRPPVNVLNMEMMNEIVEALSSVCKEDSLHALVIRAEGKAFSAGVAVEDHMGDKTEPMIHLFHNMFHRLLEVPCPTISVVEGAALGGGCELATFCDIVIATDQAKFGQPEINLGLFPPVSIVTFPWLIGLNRGMELLLTGDTISAQKAYEWGLVNRLVPSHKLEEHLDHLLSQFKNKSALALRLTRKALRETMAVTFAAAIEKVEQIYLRDLVQTEDAQEGLKSFLEKREPVWKNR